One genomic region from Actinomycetota bacterium encodes:
- a CDS encoding GAF domain-containing protein codes for PEPEATWEPEPTPEPERIEAATPQAYAERQGQEAVRPIFHEPVAAEPGAGRWRLRKRPARPAALRQESVDAPLVQRLKIAAAHAQELEHLVAQLPFLADLAAMADGLISEIDRQFVCAIASVSVRREDGYQVVAHRGLSRVEAGMVIPETQSLFSDVLKTGEGILIQPIDLAQGLVAGIGGARTEAMMVVPALVNDECVAIVVVGGDQFTELDLDHLSDLAAEAAPGLAVAQLLDRLRGTSSD; via the coding sequence CCCCCGAGCCCGAAGCGACCTGGGAACCCGAACCCACCCCCGAGCCCGAACGGATCGAGGCCGCGACCCCTCAGGCGTACGCCGAGCGGCAAGGACAAGAAGCCGTGCGGCCGATCTTCCACGAACCGGTAGCGGCGGAGCCCGGCGCCGGCCGGTGGCGGTTGCGCAAGCGACCGGCTCGTCCGGCTGCGCTGCGTCAGGAAAGCGTCGACGCGCCGCTCGTCCAGCGGCTCAAGATCGCCGCGGCGCACGCCCAAGAGCTCGAGCATCTGGTTGCGCAGCTTCCCTTCCTAGCCGACCTCGCAGCGATGGCCGACGGCCTCATCAGCGAGATCGACCGGCAGTTCGTATGCGCGATCGCCTCGGTGTCGGTCCGCCGCGAGGACGGCTACCAGGTCGTCGCCCATCGTGGCCTCAGCCGGGTCGAGGCGGGGATGGTCATCCCCGAGACCCAGTCACTCTTCAGCGACGTGCTCAAGACCGGCGAGGGGATCCTCATCCAGCCGATCGACTTGGCTCAGGGGCTCGTTGCCGGCATCGGTGGCGCCCGAACGGAGGCGATGATGGTGGTCCCGGCCCTCGTGAACGATGAGTGCGTGGCGATCGTCGTGGTCGGCGGGGATCAGTTCACCGAGCTCGACCTCGACCACCTGTCCGATCTCGCGGCCGAAGCTGCGCCGGGTCTCGCGGTGGCGCAGTTGCTCGACCGCCTCCGCGGTACGTCCTCGGACTAA